In Lacrimispora indolis DSM 755, a genomic segment contains:
- the gcvT gene encoding glycine cleavage system aminomethyltransferase GcvT, which produces MERKTPLYEMHLKYHGKMVPFAGYLLPIQYEEGIIKEHMAVRTGAGLFDVSHMGEISCKGKDALENLQRLLTNDFTGMADGQARYSPMCNDQGGTVDDLIVYKKKEEDYFIVVNASNKDKDYRWMLEHKLGEAVFEDISDQITQIALQGPKSQEILMKLTTDIPEKYYHAVFDGMVGGIPCMVSRTGYTGEDGFELYLDNTYAETMWETLMEAGKEYGLMPCGLGARDTLRLEAGMPLYGHEMNDEINPVETGLGFAVKMQKEDFIGKNHLPDKDSLTRKRVGLRVTGRGIIREQEDVLVNGKKAGFTTSGTHCPYLGYPAAMAILDKEYINTGTKVTVIVRGREVEAEVVPLPFYKKSK; this is translated from the coding sequence ATGGAACGAAAAACACCGCTTTATGAAATGCATTTGAAATATCATGGCAAAATGGTCCCCTTTGCAGGATATCTTCTTCCAATTCAGTATGAAGAGGGAATCATAAAGGAGCATATGGCAGTGAGAACAGGAGCAGGGCTTTTTGATGTTTCCCATATGGGAGAAATAAGCTGTAAGGGAAAAGACGCACTTGAGAATCTGCAGCGGCTGCTGACCAATGATTTTACCGGTATGGCGGACGGCCAGGCAAGATACAGCCCCATGTGCAATGACCAGGGCGGGACAGTGGATGATCTGATCGTATATAAGAAAAAAGAAGAAGATTACTTTATCGTTGTAAATGCTTCCAATAAAGATAAGGATTACCGGTGGATGCTGGAACATAAATTAGGAGAAGCGGTGTTTGAAGATATTTCGGATCAAATCACACAAATTGCCCTGCAGGGTCCCAAATCACAGGAAATACTCATGAAACTGACCACAGATATTCCTGAAAAATACTATCATGCTGTTTTTGATGGAATGGTAGGAGGGATCCCATGCATGGTATCCAGAACCGGTTACACAGGGGAAGACGGTTTTGAGCTTTATTTGGACAATACATATGCTGAGACGATGTGGGAAACGCTTATGGAGGCAGGTAAGGAATACGGACTGATGCCCTGCGGGCTGGGGGCCAGAGACACTTTAAGGCTGGAGGCCGGCATGCCGCTGTACGGACATGAAATGAATGATGAGATAAATCCTGTGGAAACAGGTCTCGGGTTTGCCGTGAAAATGCAGAAGGAGGATTTTATCGGTAAGAACCATTTGCCGGATAAGGATTCCCTTACAAGAAAACGGGTAGGCTTAAGGGTGACAGGAAGAGGGATCATTCGGGAACAGGAAGATGTGCTTGTAAACGGAAAAAAGGCAGGCTTTACAACATCAGGAACCCATTGCCCATATTTAGGCTATCCGGCTGCCATGGCCATTTTAGATAAGGAATATATAAATACAGGTACAAAAGTAACAGTAATCGTGCGAGGAAGAGAAGTAGAGGCAGAAGTAGTGCCCCTTCCATTCTATAAAAAATCAAAATAA
- a CDS encoding EAL domain-containing protein, translating to MIEKLDIMFSKMVYRKTLRILRRGVLSMMPLVLAGSVVFALLTLPIPSYHRFMSGIFGEAWQEIGLSFHYATLQIMALLALIAVSYAAAKEMTLVRSGEVSSVSIVITVFASYIALTHRNLIVQAHEAGSSGMFKALFVSIAASHLFCFFYKLCCRTLPSNVIPHLGGALTQASFLAVMPSFLTVFVFSGAKVLLVSTGINSYPGILLQRINETWMTGANFVSAVLLILLTHILSFFGVRGEPMIADAVSGATRVVTSFEGPNILTKGFYDTYVYLGGVGATLGLLLAFLLAGENNRLVKISVPLGIFNINDTVLYGFPVIFNSYYFIPFLLSPVILGLNAYLALLLGFVPPVTQAIEWTTPIFLSGLLASGSVSGVILQVINLTAAVLIYLPFVRLQAKNQQRDRLTTFHVLSEELQNTWEKRQEKIISRHDDVGLLARTLLAEIRSSLQGCKRSLYLEYQPKVNYCGEVMGGEALLRWIHPVYGYISPHIVLSICDEAGLTNQLGIWVIRKALSDLRRWQDQGYGGLSISINLNPNQLKDDDTLIETVERLINEHGLKPGCIEFELTENAAVDPGDSTRDKLKQIRELGVDISIDDFGMGHSSLLYLCDFHANIVKIDASLVHRIASDRRRQQIVETILTLCKQMKVQVVAEGVETKEQVQMLHELDCDYYQGFYFSRALSCDKFMEYVNQHGISENKKMESVTAR from the coding sequence ATGATAGAAAAGCTCGACATCATGTTTTCAAAAATGGTTTACAGGAAGACTTTGCGAATCCTTCGCAGAGGGGTGTTGTCGATGATGCCGCTGGTGTTGGCCGGTTCGGTTGTTTTTGCTCTGCTTACCTTGCCGATTCCGTCCTATCACCGCTTTATGTCTGGTATATTTGGGGAAGCATGGCAGGAAATCGGCCTGTCCTTTCATTATGCCACACTTCAGATCATGGCGCTTTTGGCGTTGATTGCGGTCAGTTATGCCGCAGCTAAGGAAATGACACTTGTAAGGTCCGGTGAGGTAAGCTCTGTCAGCATTGTGATTACGGTATTTGCCTCCTATATTGCACTTACACACAGAAATCTGATTGTGCAGGCACATGAAGCAGGTTCCTCCGGTATGTTCAAGGCCCTTTTCGTATCCATAGCTGCGTCCCATCTGTTTTGTTTTTTTTATAAGCTCTGCTGCCGTACCCTGCCCTCCAATGTCATTCCCCATCTGGGAGGCGCTTTGACTCAGGCCTCCTTTCTGGCCGTTATGCCATCCTTTCTCACTGTTTTTGTGTTCAGCGGGGCAAAAGTTTTGCTGGTTTCTACAGGTATAAATTCATACCCAGGGATACTCCTGCAAAGGATAAATGAAACATGGATGACAGGAGCAAACTTTGTTTCCGCCGTGTTGCTGATCCTTTTAACCCATATCCTGTCATTCTTTGGTGTGCGGGGCGAACCAATGATAGCAGATGCAGTATCCGGTGCAACCAGGGTCGTTACCTCTTTTGAGGGTCCGAATATTCTTACCAAGGGATTCTACGATACGTATGTGTATTTAGGAGGTGTTGGGGCAACACTGGGATTGCTGCTTGCGTTTCTGCTGGCCGGTGAGAATAACCGTCTTGTGAAGATTTCCGTACCCCTTGGTATTTTTAATATCAACGATACCGTGCTTTACGGTTTTCCGGTCATCTTCAATTCCTATTATTTTATTCCGTTCCTTTTGTCACCTGTTATCCTTGGATTAAATGCATATCTTGCCCTGCTTTTGGGCTTTGTGCCGCCAGTCACACAGGCGATAGAATGGACGACCCCGATTTTTTTATCCGGGTTACTTGCCTCCGGATCGGTTTCCGGAGTTATACTGCAGGTGATAAACCTGACGGCAGCTGTGTTGATTTACCTCCCTTTTGTCCGGCTTCAGGCAAAGAATCAGCAACGTGACCGCCTGACTACCTTCCATGTTTTATCAGAGGAGCTGCAAAATACCTGGGAAAAGAGGCAGGAAAAGATCATTTCCCGCCATGACGATGTTGGTTTGCTCGCCCGCACCCTTTTGGCTGAAATCAGGAGCAGCCTCCAGGGCTGTAAAAGAAGCCTGTATCTGGAATACCAGCCAAAGGTGAACTATTGCGGTGAGGTTATGGGAGGTGAGGCCCTGCTGCGCTGGATCCATCCTGTGTACGGATACATATCGCCTCATATTGTATTAAGCATCTGTGATGAGGCCGGACTTACCAACCAATTGGGCATTTGGGTAATCCGCAAGGCTCTGTCTGATTTGCGGCGTTGGCAAGATCAAGGATATGGCGGATTATCCATTTCCATCAATTTAAACCCGAATCAGCTGAAGGATGACGATACGCTGATTGAAACTGTGGAGAGACTGATCAATGAACATGGCCTTAAGCCCGGCTGCATAGAGTTTGAGCTTACAGAAAATGCTGCAGTTGATCCCGGCGATTCCACACGGGACAAGCTTAAGCAAATCAGGGAGCTGGGTGTGGATATCTCCATTGATGATTTTGGGATGGGACACAGTTCCTTATTGTATTTGTGTGATTTCCATGCAAATATTGTGAAGATCGACGCTTCCCTGGTTCACCGCATTGCCAGCGACAGGAGGCGGCAGCAGATTGTGGAGACAATCCTTACTCTCTGCAAACAGATGAAGGTTCAGGTTGTGGCGGAGGGAGTTGAAACAAAAGAGCAGGTCCAAATGCTCCATGAACTTGATTGTGATTACTATCAGGGCTTTTATTTCAGCAGGGCCTTGAGCTGCGATAAATTTATGGAATATGTGAATCAGCACGGCATATCAGAGAATAAAAAGATGGAAAGCGTTACGGCGAGATAG